The window GAGGTCGCCGCGTCGTCGAACGTGGCGTTGCCGTAGAAGTGCTGGAACTCCTCGAGACGCCACCCGTTGGCGCCGATGGTCTCGTACCACTTCCGCAGCGACCCCTGGCCCGCCGTGTCGTGGATGTAGTTCCAGCCGCCGCACGCCAGTTGGGCGTCGACAAGGGCCAGCCCGGTGCGCTTGGCCGCTCGGTAGCAGGCCTCCGATCCGGTGGCGTGGTAGGCGTCGAGCAGGCTGTGGCCGACGGACGGGGTGCCGGGCGGCTGGATCCAGCACATGGTGCGCCGGGCTTCCATCTCGCCCCAGGTGGTCGAGAGGTCCGGCAGGTAGCTCCAGACGTAGCCGCCGCCGTAGGAGACGTGCTCGTCCATGAACGTGGTGACGCGGCCGACCGCTGCAGCGACCTCGCCGCGCGTCCGTGGGGTGGCGGGAGCGGGAGCGGTGCGGGGCGTGGTGCCGGCGGCCGAGGCGCGCCCGGCCGACCCGATCACAAGTGCCGCTGCCGGTGCGACAGCGAGGCGGGAGAAATTGCGGCGGCTCACTGGCAAATGCATCGAACGACTGCCTCCACTCTGGTGGCGAAACGCGAATGAAGGGCCGCGGGGAGGCGGTCCTGGGCATGACGCAGCGTGATCCGAGGATCTCGCTCTCCATGCGAAAGGAGTTCTAGCACCATGTGATGGCGGAGCCAAGAGGTCACACACAACAACAGCGTTCATGTATGTGGAGCACGGGGGTAGTCAATCGGTCATATGCGACGCATTAGTTCGGCTATCTGGACACCACGAGTCAAGTTGAGCGTCCGGGCGGAGCCCGCTGGTCGTCACGCAGAGATATGCGCAGCCCCCTTGAGTGACGCGGTGGCCACGGCTTAAGGTCGTCCGGCGAGGGGTGATCGCGGTACTCCGGAGGGCGTACGGCGACTGCCTCCGGACGTACGACGACGGCCGCACACCCCCCGAGGGATGCTCCGGACATGGAGAACGAGCCCGCCGCATCCACCAGGACGGAACCGGTCCGCAGCAGCACGCCCGACACGCCGCCTACCGCGCCCACGGGGCGGAAGTCGAGCCCGGTGGAGCGCCTGTGTCACGCGACCGGCGCGGCGCTCGTCGTCTCCGGGCTGCTGCATCTGATCGTCTTCGCCGTCGACGGCGGCCCCTGGGACGGCCCGGTCTCCTGGCGCAAGCCCGTCACTTTCGGGCTCTCCTTCGGCCTGACGCTCATCGCGATCTGCTGGGTGGCCTCGTACGTACGCCTACGCGCCCGCACCCGTACCGTGCTGCTCGCGGTGTTCGCCGCCGACTGCGTGCTGGAGGTCGTCGGCATCACACTCCAGGCCTGGCGCGGCGTACCGTCCCACTTCAACATGGAGACCCCCTTCGACACGGCGGTCTCGATGTCGCTGGCCGTCGGCGGGGCAGTGCTGGTCGTCATTCTTACCGTCCTGGCGGTGGCCTCGTTCGTCCGGCGCCCCGAAGGTCCGACCGGTATGGCGCTCGCGCTGCGCGCCGGTTTCGCGATCCTTGTCGTCGGGCTGCTGGCGGGCGCTGCGATGATCGCCCGCGGTGTCTATCTGACGCGTACCGGGCACCAGTTGGCCGGCTACGCCTCCACGGCATCACTCAAACCGCTGCACGGAGTCAGCCTGCACGCGATCCTTGTGCTGCCCATGCTGGCCAGGGTGCTGGCCGGCACACCGTGGAGCGAATCCACCCGGCGCACCCTCGTCCGCGCCGCTGTCGGGTGCTACGCGGTGGCCGTCGTCGGGGCGCTGACATGGGCTGTCGTGGCGTACTGACGTGTCGCCCACGGAGGGTCGGCCTGATCTTCGACCCGTGTGGTGGCCGTCCGCCGGTTGGTGGTGGTGAACCGATGAGCAGGGTCACCGAAGCGGGACAACTGCCCGTCCGTAGGCGTGGATCGCCGCGTGAGCGGAATGCCCGTGCGGGCCGGCCGGTCATCCGGGAGACTTCCGGCATGAACAAGATTCCCACTATGTTCGTCCGCGACTTCGCCACTCGCCCCGCGCGCGTGCTGCCGGAGGTGACGCTCGGCTGCGAGTGGGTGCTCGCCGGGGAGGGGCGCGCGACCCGCAAGTACGACGGCACGTGCGTGATGCTCGACGAAGCAGGCGATTGGTGGGCACGGCGCGAGGTGAGACCCGGCAAGCCACCGCCGCCGAACTACGTGGTCATCTCCACCGACGACGCAACCGGAAAGACGGTCGGCTGGGAACCGATCGGTCAGTCTTCATTCGCGAAGTTCCACGCAGAGGCGGTCCGGAACATCGGACCCTGCGAGGGGATCACCGGGACCTTCGAACTGGTCGGCCCGAAGATCAACGGAAACCCGGAACGCAGTGACCTCCATCGCCTTGTCGAGCATGCCCTCGCGCGGGACGTCGCCGTGCCGGAGCTGACCTTCGAGGGCATCCGGAGCGCCGCGCTGGCCCTGGCCACGGCCGACGGGTGCGAGGGAATCGTCTGGCACCACCCCGACGGGCGGATGGCGAAGATCAAGGCGCGTGACTTCACCCCGGACCGGCCATGAGGCCGGTGCCGACCCGGCCCACGGGCCCGTATCCCCTTTCGGTGCACGCTATCGGCAGCTCCTCAGCCGCCCGGCGGTGACGGCAGGGACGGTACGGACGGGCGGGGCGGCAGGCCCGGTGCTGTCGGCCGGACGTGTCCTGGTGGATACTCCCTGCAGGCCCCGCCGGATGTTCCGGACGCCCTGGTGTGCCGCCGGAGTGATGCAGAGGCACCGTCGCCGGACACCAGCCGCAGCCTTCTCGGGCTCGGCGCCCTCACAACGACCGCTATGCACAGGAGACTTGATGGCTGACGCTTCACCGCGCCGCGCGGACGACAGCGCCGAGGACATAGGCACGACGGTTGCCCTCGACCCTGTCGAGCGGCCGCGGCCGCAGTACGCGGGCCTGTTCGTCGCGCCCCCCGACCTGCCGGCAGCCGACACCGACTGACGCATCCCCCTCCCGCACGGGCGTCAGCGGTCACGAGGAGATGGATTCGTCCTCACGGCCCCACATGAACAGGTAGCGGTTACCTCCGCCCATGAGGCGGTGGACTGGTCGGACCCCACCCATCCTTCAGAGGTGCAGGTGGTGGGGCTCCGGCCAGGAGGCCAGGTCGCCGCGTATCGCGCGAGGCGACCTGGCTGAACCACCGTCCCAGGTCGCTCACCCCGCCCTGGCCAGGATCGAAGCCGTACTGAGGGCCGTCCCGTAATCCCCGGCGGGCGCTCGACGACAGCTCCGGCACCCCGCGGCGTCGCCGGAACGCCCGAATAGCCCTCAGCCCGCCGACTCACCCGCGTGCGGGCTCAATACACCTGCCCCCACCAGGGCGAACAGCAGCGCGCCCAGCAGCACCCGGTAGATGACGAACGGCATGAAGCTCTTGGTCGTGATGAACTTCATGAACCACGCGATGACGGCGTACCCCACGCCGAAGGCGATGAACGTCGCGAAGATCGTCGGCCCCCACGACACGTGCCCCTCGCCCGCGTCCTTCAGCTCGAAGACGCCCGAGGCGAGCACCGCGGGGATCGCGAGCAGGAACGAGTAGCGGGCCGCCGCCTCGCGGGTGTAGCCCATCAGCAGACCACCGCTGATCGTGGCGCCCGAGCGGGAGACACCCGGGATCAGGGCCATCGCCTGGCAGAAGCCGAAGATCAGACCGTCCTTGACACCCAGCTCCTTGAGGGACTTCCGCTCCTTGATGGCCCGGTGCTTGCCGCCGGTCTCGTCCCGGGCTGCGAGACGGTCGGCGATGCCGAGGACGATGCCCATGACGATCAGGGTGGTGGCGATGAGCCGCAGGTCGCGGAAGGGGCCTTCGATCTGATCCTTGAAGGTCACGCCGAGGACGCCGATCGGGATGGAGCCGACGATGACCAGCCAGCCCATCTGGGCGTCGTGGTTGCTGCGCATCGACCGGTTGGTCAGCGAGCGGAACCAGGCCGAGACGATCCGCGCGATGTCCTTGCGGAAGTAGATGAGGACGGCCGCCTCCGTGCCGATCTGGGTGATGGCGGTGAACGCCGCACCCGGGTCGTGCCAGCCGGCGAACGCAGCGGTCAGCCGCAGGTGCGCGCTGGAGGAGATCGGCAGGAACTCGGTCAGTCCCTGAACGAGGCCCAGGACGAACGATTCGAACCAGCTCATGGGGCTTTGGCCATCCCGGAAGTCATCGTGCATCGGCCGACGGACAGCAGGGCCGTCGGCAACGTGCGGAGTGCGGTCATGTGAGGCAGGGGCCACGGCGGGCCCGATGATCGTCTGTCGTGCGCGGGAAGCGTATCGCCCTTGGGTGAACGGGGTGACGGCTGCCCCCGGCGATCGACCGGAGCCGGCGCTGTGCCCGGTGCCGTTCAGCGGGCGCACAGGCGGTCCGCCGACATCGCCCGCCAGGTCGTTCGGCGTCGGGACGGTTGCGCCGGCGCCGCCCGCGGATCATTCCCCGTCGGAACCGTGCCGCTTGCCCTGCGGGCCGGTCATTTCGCGCCGAGACGGTGCCGCTTGCGCCAGGCCACGACGGCCGCGCCGATCCCGGTCAGCACGATGAAGCCCATCGCGGCCAGGAACGCGGGCGACGTCGGCGACGAGGCCTCGCTGCCCGCGACGACGTATGCGGCGGTGTTCGGGACGGAACCGATCCCGGTGGCCATCAGGAACGGCGGATACCCCATCCGCGACACCGCGGCGCAGTAGTTGGCAGCCGCGAACGGCACGCCAGGGAAGAGCCGCAGTGCCAGCATCGAACGGAAGCCGTGCCGGCTCAACTGCCCGTCCGCCGCCTTCAGCCAGCGCCCGCGCAGCAGCGTACGGAGCGCGTCCTGCCCCAGCACCCTGCCCAGGCCGAACGAGATGCCCGCGCCCAGCACGGTGCCCGCCAGCGCGGCGGCCAGACCGGCCTGCGAACCGAAGAGCGCCCCCGCGGCCAGATTGAGCAGCGGCCGCGGCACGAATGCCACGGTGCACACCCCGTACGCGACGCCGAACAGCGCAACCGCAGTGCCGCCGCTGCTCAACCGGGTCGGCCAGCCGGTGGCCAGCAACCGCTGCGGTTCGAGCAGCAGCATCGCTGCCGCAGCGGCCAGCAGCAACACCACGAGCAGCGAGAACCGGGACCAGGGCGAGCGCAGCGCCCTCGAACAGCGCACGGCCAGGCCGGTGGCGGACCGCGCGTCGGGGAGGGGGTCGAGCATTCGGGGAGACTAACCGACACCCTTGTGTGATCGCCGTAATGTGCCCCGTACGGGCCGCCCCGTCGGCAGCAAGAGACTTCGGCGGCGGTGCCAGGTGCCGGCTCCCACCGCTGTGGGTGCGTGGACATGAAGCAGCTCCGAAGTTCGCCGGCCGGGGGATGAACTCCCTTACCGGGGCTGCCGGAACGACCGGAGAGAAAACCATTCGACGGCTCCGCGGCCGTCGGCCATGATCGGACCCATGTTCCGGTACGCCTTCCTCGCAGCGCAGTCCGCAGTCGCGGACGCGCCGAAGGCTGCCGTCGTCCCCCCTGTCGATGTTGCCGCCGCGTTCGCCGCTGCCGCAGCAGCAGTTGACGCAGCAGCGTTCGCCGCTGCCGCAGCACCCTTCGGCGGCGCCCGAAGCTGACCCTCCCCCGACAGTCCGGCGGACCCCGCAAGGGGAGGGTCGGCAGGGCCCTGGGGTCTTCTCTCTCAGCTTCGTATCCAGAAGGAATCGAGCCATGCCCAAGACGGCATACGTGCGCACCAAGCCGCACCTCAACATCGGAACCATGGGCCACGTCGACCACGGCAAGACCACCCTGACGGCGGCCATCACCAAGGTCCTCAGCGACCGTGCCGGCAGCAGCACCTCGTACGTCTCGTTCGACCGGATCGACCGGGCGCCCGAGGAGGCGCAGCGCGGCATCACCATCAACATCGCGCACGTCGAGTACGAGACCGACACCCGCCACTACGCGCACGTCGACATGCCCGGCCATGCCGACTACGTCAAGAACATGGTCACCGGCGCCGCGCAGCTCGACGGGGCGATCCTCGTCGTGTCCGCGGTCGACGGGATCATGCCGCAGACCGCCGAGCACGTCCTGCTCGCCCGTCAGGTCGGCGTCGACCACATCGTCGTCGCCCTCAACAAGGCCGACGCGGGCGACCCCGAGCTGACCGACCTGGTCGAGCTGGAAGTCCGCGAGCTGCTCTCCGCGCACGGCTACGGTGGCGACGGCGTCCCCGTCGTCCGGGTGTCGGGTCTGAAGGCGCTGGCGGGCGACCCGCGCTGGACCGCGTCGGTCGAGGCGCTGCTGGACGCAGTCGACACGTACGTACCGATGCCGGTGCGCTACACCGACGCGCCGTTCCTGCTGCCCGTGGAGAACGTCCTGACCATCACCGGCCGGGGCACGGTCGTCACCGGGGCCGTCGAGCGCGGCACCGTCCGCGTCGGCGACCGGGTGTCCGTGCTCGGGGCGGACATCGAGACGGTCGTCACCGGTCTGGAGACCTTCGGGAAGCCGATGGAATCCGCGCAGGCCGGCGACAACGTGGCGCTGCTCGTGCGCGGGGTGGAGCGTGACCGGGTCCGCCGCGGCCATGTGGTGGCGGCGCCCGGCAGCGTGACGCCCTGCCGTCGCTTCACCGCGCAGGTGTACATCCTGTCGGCGCGGGAAGGCGGCCGGACCACACCGGTGGCCACCGGCTACCGGCCGCAGTTCTACATCCGTACCGCGGACGTGGTCGGCGACATCGACCTCGGCGAAGCGGCAGTGGCTCGTCCCGGCGACACGGTCACCATGACCGTCGAGCTGGGCCGTGACACACCGCTGGAGTCCGGCCTCGGCTTCGCGATCCGGGAGGGCGGCCGCACGGTCGGCGCGGGCACCGTGACCGCCCTGCTCTGATCGGTACCCGGCCACGCAACGGACCCGGCCCCCGCGCCACAAGGGGGGCGGGTCCGTTGCCATGCGCAAGACTGACGGCATGGCAGACATTGCACTGGTGCTCGGAGCCGGCGGCGTCACCGGAAGCGCGTGGGAGACCGGGATCCTGTACGGACTCGCCGAGGCGGGTACGGACCTGTCCACCGCCGACCTCATCATCGGCAGCTCCGCCGGGGCCGTCGTCGGCGCCCAGCTCGCCTCCGGACTCGGCCTCCCGGAACTGTACGCCCGCCAGCTCGCCGATCCGCAGGGCGAGACCGGTGGCAGGCTCGGCACGGCCACGCTCATGCGCTACGCCCGGGCCGTGCTGACCGCGGGAACCCCCGAGGCGTACGGGCGGAAGCTGGCCCGAATGGCGCGGGAGGCCCGGACCGGAATCACCGCCGCCGATCGGCGGGCTCTGATCGCGAGCAGGCTGCTGACGCCCGAGTGGCCCGAGCGGCAGCTGCGCATCACCGCCGTCCACGCGACCACCGGGGAACTCCACACGTTCGACAGGGACAGCGGTGTCCCGCTCGCGGACGCCGTCACCGCCAGCTGCGCCGTACCCGCGGTCTGGCCGGTTGCCACCATCGACGGCCAGGACTGGATCGACGGCGGGGTCTACTCCCCGGCCAACGCCCATCTGGCGGCCGGATGCGAGCGCGTCGTTGTCATCGCACCGACGGCCACCGGCAACAAGGTGATCGTCTCGCCCCGGTCGCAGGCCACCGACCTCGAAGCGAGGGGCGCCCGGGTCGCCGTCATCACCCCGGACGCGGCCGCCAGGAAGGCATTCGGCCGCAACCCCCTCGACCCGAGCCGCCGGGCGGCCGCCGCGCGAGCCGGACTCGCCCAGTCCGCGACGTACACCGAGAAGGTCGCCGCGGTTCTGAGCGGCTGAACCCGCACCCCACAATGGAAGGGTGAACGAGCCGATACCTGTGATCCGGGACGTGGATCAGGGCACCGCCAGACTGCTTCCCGATGTGGACCGGGACCGGGCCTGGCTGCTCACCGTCGACGGCGCACCCCAGTCGTACGTCGACCTCGACGATCCGGCCCATGTGGAGTTCGAGTACGCGCGACGGCTCGCCCATGTCCTGGACTGCGCCGGGGAGCCGGACGCGCCCCTCGACGTACTCCATCTCGGCGGCGGCGCACTCACCTTGCCGCGCTATGTCGTCGCGACCCGACCGGGCTCCCGGCAGATCGTCGCCGAAGCCGACCGTGGCCTTCTCGACCTCGTCACCGAGCAGCTGCCGGTCCCCGACGGCAGTGGGGTCACCGTGCACGCCAGGGATGCCCGCGGTCTGCTGGAGGAGACACCGGCCGCATCCGTGGACGTGCTGATCGCGGATGTCTTCGGTGGCTCACGGGTGCCCGCGCACCTCACCTCGGTCGAGTATGCGAGGGCGGCCGGGCGGGCGCTGCGGGACGACGGCCTCTATGCCGCCAACCTCGCCGACAGCTCGCCCTTCGGCTTCCTCCGGTCGCAGCTCGCCAACTTCGCGGCCGTCTTCGACGAGCTCGCTGTGATCGCCGAACCGGCGGTGCTGCGCGGCAGGCGCTTCGGGAATGTCGTCCTGGTGGCCTCCCGCAGTCCCTTCGACATCGCGACCCTGGCCCGCCGCTGCGCGGCCGACGCCTTTCCGGCCCGGGTCGAGCACGGCGTTGCGCTGGACCGGCTCATCGGCGCGGCCCGGCCGGTCGGGGACGCGGACGCGGTGCCGTCACCCGAGCCGCCCGACGGCGCCTTCACCATCGGCTGACGGTGCCTTCCCGGCCGCGGCGGACGGCCCCGCGGCCACCGGCACGGTGGCGGCCGTCCGGCGGGTGAGGTTGCGTACGTCGGGTACGAACAGCACGGCCCCCGTGACCAGCACGATCAGCACGGCGCAGCCCCAGAGCGCCTGGCCTCGTCCGACCAGGTCCTCCACCGGACCGGCGACCGCGGTGGACAGCGGCAGCATCGCCACCGATCCGAACCAGTCGTACGCCGAGACGCGCGACAGTTTCTCCTCCGGGATCTCCTGGTGCATGGCCGTCATCCAGGAGACCCCGAACACCTCGATGGCGATGCCGCTGACGAACATCACCGCGCTGAGCCCGGCCACCGGCAGCGGCACCGCGAGCGCCGCCGACGGCAGAGCCAGCGGGAAGACGCAGAGCGTCCCGGCGAGCAGCAGCCGCCGGGGCTTCCAGCGCATCATCAGCAACGCCCCGCACAACGTGCCGACCCCGAATGCGGCGAGCGCGAAACCCCAGGGGCGGGCGCCGCCGAGCTCGTCCCTGGCGACCAGCGGCCCGTACACCGACTCGGCGGCCCCGACCACCGCCACCACCACGGAGAACTGCGCCACGATGGACCACAGCCAGGGGCGGCCGATGAACTCCTGCCAGCCTTCGCGCAGATCCGAGAGCAGCCCGCCGCCCGGTGCGCGCGACGGGATGTGAGCGACATCGAGGAAGGCGCGCAGCGCCCCGGCCACCGCGAACGCCGCGGCGTCGACGGCCAGCACCCAGCCCGGGTTCATCGCCGCGATCATGGCGCCACCGAGCGCCGCACCACCGATGGCGGCGCCGTGCATCGACATCCGGAAGAGAGCAAAAGCGCGGCTGGCCTGCTCGCCGCTGACGCTGGACATCAGCATGCCCTCGGCCGCCGGGTTGAAGAACGCCTGCCCGGTGCCGCACGCCGCGGTGAGCACCATCATCTGCCACAGCTTCGGATCGCCGGCCAGGACCAACCAGGCGAAGGCGGCCTGCGAGACGCAGTTGAGGGCGTTCGCCGCGACCATCACCCGGTGGCGCGGCAATCGGTCGGCGATGGCGCCGCCGATGAGCAGGAACACGACCAGGGGCGCGGTACGGGCAGCGGCCACCAGGCCGACGTCGCCGCCGTCACCGCCCGACTCCAGCACGGCGAACGCCGCCGCGATCAACGCGCCATGGGTCCCCAGGCCCGTGATGATCGCGGCGGCGGTCAGCAGACTGTAGTTGCGCCCGGCCCAGGCGGGGCGGCGCATTCGGGACGGGGGAACGGAAGCAGGAGTCACCAAGGGACTATCCCTGTCCGGACCCCGACCTGCCAAATGCGCTGCCCGGGCGGTACGCGGAGCGGATGTGGATCAGGAGCCGGTCAGACGTGCATCAGGGCTTGGTGACTTCCGTGAGCCGCAAGGTGCTGAGGATCTTCTGGATCGTGGTGTCCGGAAGTTCGCCCTCCACGTCCGCTCCGGCGTAGAGGATCCACGAGGAGTACTCACCGTTCTTGTTCTTGAAGGAGAACGCGATCGACTTGCCGTCGCTGTCGCACTTGTTCTTCTTGGTGACGCCGGGCGCGGTGGCCGTGACGACACTGCCGGTGACACCGGACTCGGTGGTGTACGGCTTGGGCTTGCCGATCTTGATGGTGCCCTTCGGCATGTGCTGCGCATAGGCGGCCCACACCCAGTTCGCGGCCTCGTTCGTGGCGGCCTCGTCGGTGCTCTTCGCACCCTGGGCGCCCTTGGTGCCGACACCGGCCAGGCTCATGTCCTCCTTGGTGCCGTCCTTGTCGGGATCGTCGACGCACCACTTGCTCTTGTAGTACGCCGGCGCGGTGAAGCCGACCGCGGGCGACCCGTCGCCCTTCTTGTCGTCCTCGAAGCCGGAGAAAATGCCGGGTGCGGAGACCTCCCAGTCACCGGGCACGTCGAACTGGGTGCCCCACTTGGGGTTGGTGACGACCTTCCAGCCGGCGATGAGGGGCTTGGCGTCACCGTCGGTGCCTCGCGGGTTCGCCTCGGGCGAGGACGCGCCGTCTGACGGCTTCGGGGAGGACGACGACTTCCCGTCATCGGCGACGTCCGTACCGCCCTTGTCGTCGTTCTTGTTCATCACCACGACACCGGTGACCACGGCAGCCACGACCACGGCGGTGGCCGCGACGATCGCGACGACGGTCGTCGACTTCTTCTTGTTGTCGCCCGGCTGCGGCGCACCGGGCGGACCGGGAACCGCGTACTGCGGCACGGTCGGCTGCTGGTAGGGGTTCGGCTGCGGATATCCGGGCTGCTGCCCCTGCTGCGGGTAACCCGGCTGACCCTGCTGCGGGTAACCGGGCTGGCCCGGCTGCTGCCCCTGCTGCGGGTAACCCGGCTGCTGCCCCGGCTGGCCCTGCTGCTGATATCCCGGCTGCTGATAGGGATTCGGCTGCTGGTACCCCGGCTGCTGGTACGGGTTCTGACTCTGGTCCTGCGGGTTCTGCTCGCCCCCGGGCGGCTGCTGTCCTGGCCACATGGCGAGTAACGATAGAGGGGCGGCGGCCGGTCGGCTACGGCCGCCCCCGCGAGGGAACGGTCAAGGCGGCCGCCTCGTGGGCGTCTTGAGGGGAGCGGGGATGGTCAAACGGTTCTACTCGTGAGTAACATTCGGCGCATGAGCGCTGAACAGATGACAGTCGGAGACATGCTCGTCGCCACCGTTCCGATGGCCAGGACCCTCAATCTGGAGTTCCTCGAGACGACCGCGGAGCGTGCGGTCGTCCGCATGCCCGACCAGGCGGACTATCACAACCACGTCGGCGGGCCGCATGCCGGAGCGATGTTCACGCTCGCCGAGTCGGCGAGCGGTGCGATCGTCATCGCCGCCTTCGGCGACCAGATGTCGCGCGCCGTACCCCTCGCCGTGAAGGCGGAGATCGGCTACAAGAAGCTGGCGATGGGCGTCGTCACCGCGACCGCGACCCTGGGTCGGCCGGTGGCGGACGTCGTCGCCGAACTCGACGAGGGCAAGCGTCCCGAATTCCCCGTCACCATCGAGATCCAGCGCGCGGACGGCGCGGTGACCGGTGAGATGACCGTCGTCTGGACACTCCGCCCGAACGCCTGAGGACCGCACCGCCCGACCTGGGCCGTCCCACCCCTGACGAGGGCGGGGGCGGCCCTTCGCGCTGTCCGGGCGGCTGGTGGGACGGGTAGGCTGCCCGCCGTGCGCCGATGTTGCCGGCGGGCGACAGCACATCAGCACGGGAGGAACCGGCGTTGCACATCCAGGAGTGGCTGGAGACAGTCCCCGCGGTCAGCGTGTACGTCCTGGTGGGCGTCGTCATCGGTCTGGAGAGCCTGGGCATTCCGCTGCCCGGTGAGATCGTCCTCGTCAGCGCGGCACTGCTGGCCGCCGGGCACAGCGGCATCAATCCGGTGATCCTCGGTGCCTGCGCCTCCGCCGGAGCGATCATCGGGGACTCGATCGGGTACGCCATCGGGCGCAGGGGCGGCCGGCCGCTGCTCGCCTGGCTCGGCGGCAAGTTCCCCAAACACTTCGGTGCGGACCAGATCGCCATGGCGGAGCGGTCGTTCCAGAAGTGGGGTATGTGGGCGGTGTTCTTCGGCCGCTTCGTCGCACTGCTGCGCATCTTCGCCGGACCGCTGGCCGGCGTCCTGCGGATGCCGTACTGGAAGTTCCTGATCGCCAATGTGCTCGGCGGCATCGTCTGGGCGGGCGGCACCACGGCCGTCATCTACTCGGTGGGAGTTGTCGCCGAGGCCTGGCTGAAGCGTTTCTCCTGGCTCGGACTGGTGGTCGCGGTGCTGATCGGGCTGACCTCGATGCTGGTCCTCAAGAGCCGCGCCAAGAAGGCGGCGGCGCAGTCCGGGGAGCGCACCGCAGCCGAAGCGGAAACGGTGCCGGCGGCGGACTGAGCCACCCGCCCGGCGGCTCGGGCCGGCGGCTCGTACGGCGGTCAGTCCTGGTGCGCCTGGCGGTGCGCCTTGGCCAGCTCGACGTAGCCCACTGCGTTGAACTTGATGCCCTCGAGCTCCTCCTCGGTCAGCTCGCGCTTGACCTTGGCCGGCACGCCCGCGACGAGCGAACCGGGCGGCACCCGCATCCCCGGCGGGACCAGTGCCTGAGCGGCGATCAGCGACCCGGCGCCGATGTGCGCCCCATTGAGAACCGTGGCCCCCATGCCGACCAGGACGTCGTTCTCGACGGTGCAGCCGTGCAGTACGGCGTTGTGGCCGACCGAGACGCGCTCGCCGACCGTGACGGGGAACCCGGGGTCGGCATGGACGCTGCAGTTGTCCTGGATGTTGCTGTCGGTACCGATGGTGATGGGAGCGCAGTCGGCCCGCAGCACCGCCTGGTACCAGGCGCTGGAGCCCGCGGCCATGGTGACCTCGCCGATCACGACGGACGTCGGTGCGGTGAAGGCCGCCACGTCGATGTCCGGTTCGTGGCCGCCCAAGCCCGTGATCAACGCCTGCTCTGCCATCGCCCGTTCCTCCGTGTTCCGGTTCGTTCGGCCCCGTGGTCC is drawn from Streptomyces sp. NBC_01717 and contains these coding sequences:
- the tuf gene encoding elongation factor Tu — protein: MPKTAYVRTKPHLNIGTMGHVDHGKTTLTAAITKVLSDRAGSSTSYVSFDRIDRAPEEAQRGITINIAHVEYETDTRHYAHVDMPGHADYVKNMVTGAAQLDGAILVVSAVDGIMPQTAEHVLLARQVGVDHIVVALNKADAGDPELTDLVELEVRELLSAHGYGGDGVPVVRVSGLKALAGDPRWTASVEALLDAVDTYVPMPVRYTDAPFLLPVENVLTITGRGTVVTGAVERGTVRVGDRVSVLGADIETVVTGLETFGKPMESAQAGDNVALLVRGVERDRVRRGHVVAAPGSVTPCRRFTAQVYILSAREGGRTTPVATGYRPQFYIRTADVVGDIDLGEAAVARPGDTVTMTVELGRDTPLESGLGFAIREGGRTVGAGTVTALL
- a CDS encoding TVP38/TMEM64 family protein — protein: MLDPLPDARSATGLAVRCSRALRSPWSRFSLLVVLLLAAAAAMLLLEPQRLLATGWPTRLSSGGTAVALFGVAYGVCTVAFVPRPLLNLAAGALFGSQAGLAAALAGTVLGAGISFGLGRVLGQDALRTLLRGRWLKAADGQLSRHGFRSMLALRLFPGVPFAAANYCAAVSRMGYPPFLMATGIGSVPNTAAYVVAGSEASSPTSPAFLAAMGFIVLTGIGAAVVAWRKRHRLGAK
- a CDS encoding patatin-like phospholipase family protein, translated to MADIALVLGAGGVTGSAWETGILYGLAEAGTDLSTADLIIGSSAGAVVGAQLASGLGLPELYARQLADPQGETGGRLGTATLMRYARAVLTAGTPEAYGRKLARMAREARTGITAADRRALIASRLLTPEWPERQLRITAVHATTGELHTFDRDSGVPLADAVTASCAVPAVWPVATIDGQDWIDGGVYSPANAHLAAGCERVVVIAPTATGNKVIVSPRSQATDLEARGARVAVITPDAAARKAFGRNPLDPSRRAAAARAGLAQSATYTEKVAAVLSG
- a CDS encoding DUF4442 domain-containing protein, whose translation is MTVGDMLVATVPMARTLNLEFLETTAERAVVRMPDQADYHNHVGGPHAGAMFTLAESASGAIVIAAFGDQMSRAVPLAVKAEIGYKKLAMGVVTATATLGRPVADVVAELDEGKRPEFPVTIEIQRADGAVTGEMTVVWTLRPNA
- a CDS encoding MFS transporter — its product is MTPASVPPSRMRRPAWAGRNYSLLTAAAIITGLGTHGALIAAAFAVLESGGDGGDVGLVAAARTAPLVVFLLIGGAIADRLPRHRVMVAANALNCVSQAAFAWLVLAGDPKLWQMMVLTAACGTGQAFFNPAAEGMLMSSVSGEQASRAFALFRMSMHGAAIGGAALGGAMIAAMNPGWVLAVDAAAFAVAGALRAFLDVAHIPSRAPGGGLLSDLREGWQEFIGRPWLWSIVAQFSVVVAVVGAAESVYGPLVARDELGGARPWGFALAAFGVGTLCGALLMMRWKPRRLLLAGTLCVFPLALPSAALAVPLPVAGLSAVMFVSGIAIEVFGVSWMTAMHQEIPEEKLSRVSAYDWFGSVAMLPLSTAVAGPVEDLVGRGQALWGCAVLIVLVTGAVLFVPDVRNLTRRTAATVPVAAGPSAAAGKAPSADGEGAVGRLG
- a CDS encoding spermidine synthase; translated protein: MNEPIPVIRDVDQGTARLLPDVDRDRAWLLTVDGAPQSYVDLDDPAHVEFEYARRLAHVLDCAGEPDAPLDVLHLGGGALTLPRYVVATRPGSRQIVAEADRGLLDLVTEQLPVPDGSGVTVHARDARGLLEETPAASVDVLIADVFGGSRVPAHLTSVEYARAAGRALRDDGLYAANLADSSPFGFLRSQLANFAAVFDELAVIAEPAVLRGRRFGNVVLVASRSPFDIATLARRCAADAFPARVEHGVALDRLIGAARPVGDADAVPSPEPPDGAFTIG
- a CDS encoding undecaprenyl-diphosphate phosphatase; protein product: MSWFESFVLGLVQGLTEFLPISSSAHLRLTAAFAGWHDPGAAFTAITQIGTEAAVLIYFRKDIARIVSAWFRSLTNRSMRSNHDAQMGWLVIVGSIPIGVLGVTFKDQIEGPFRDLRLIATTLIVMGIVLGIADRLAARDETGGKHRAIKERKSLKELGVKDGLIFGFCQAMALIPGVSRSGATISGGLLMGYTREAAARYSFLLAIPAVLASGVFELKDAGEGHVSWGPTIFATFIAFGVGYAVIAWFMKFITTKSFMPFVIYRVLLGALLFALVGAGVLSPHAGESAG
- a CDS encoding RNA ligase 1 family protein: MNKIPTMFVRDFATRPARVLPEVTLGCEWVLAGEGRATRKYDGTCVMLDEAGDWWARREVRPGKPPPPNYVVISTDDATGKTVGWEPIGQSSFAKFHAEAVRNIGPCEGITGTFELVGPKINGNPERSDLHRLVEHALARDVAVPELTFEGIRSAALALATADGCEGIVWHHPDGRMAKIKARDFTPDRP